GTACGACTAAATATCCATTAGTTTTCTCAGGCGTTAGGGTTATATCCACAACCAATGCATCGTTTACATATCTTCAGATCAGACCGTCTATATGATTGTATTGGCTGTGATATTTATAGAGCCAAGAACAGAGGCTATTGCATAGTTAGTTAGTTATAATTTAGTTaaataacgtaatccacaagCGAGCCGCCCACCTCCCGCATTTCAACGCGCATTTATTCAACCCACCAATTCAAATAATCACTATACCATAAAAAATGCCTCCTAAGTCAAGAAATTCAATTGAGCAAGAGTGGAGGATCCTACTTGCTATGTCAGCCAttcagaaaaaggaaatcaCCAATATCCGTGAAGCTGCACGCCTCTACAATATACCTCGTACAACTCTACGTGATCGACTCAAAGGCCGTTCTTATCGCGCTGAGCAACGTGCCAATGGCCATAAACTGACCcaaaatgaagaggaatcacTTGTACAATGGATTATTTCTATGGATCGACCGTGGAGCAGCTCTCCGTCCAGCTCATGTTCAAGATatatggccaatattctGCTTTCCAAGCGTGTTCTACCAATATCAAGACTGTTGGTGTCAATTGGGCCACAAACCTTATCAAACGCCATTATGAGCTTAAAACCCGGTTCTCTCGATGATATAATCATCAGCGTGCTAAGAAAATATCAAGAAGTTTACTCCGCGGAGAAGACCAAGTGAAAACGGACCGTTTGTTGAGAATAATCCGGAGAAGCGAAGTGTCCTTTGACGAGATCCGACGATGCATCGCTGACGATTTTGATCCGGATACTATTATCACCGACGAGCCTCGTCTTACACGAACAGATTCAGAGCCACATTTGTCGCGTTCGCGATCATCGAGTCGGTTACGGGTTATGGATGTTAAGTGGTTGTCGGATAATCCTCGATGGAAGGTTCCTGCACAGCCATGATTCCGtttcggatgatgatgactctGTGTCTCATTTGGTGCCGCTGTATTTTACCTGGAATGATATCACACTCAACTGGATTGATCCTGAGCTGTTCTTGATGGATATGAAGAAGGGTCAATTGGAGGCTCGGTTTTGTTCTCCGTTACTTGTCAACAGTATACTTGCTTGGCTTGCGTGCATCCCCTCTACGTACCTCTTTGTGCCCTAATTCTGAGTGTCGACTGACGGTGACGTGATAGCTCTATTCTAATTATTTTGAAGTATTTGCCGAACCGGGTGATACTAATACTAGAGGAATGCATTTCTACAACGAAGCGAAACGATTATTGAATGGGCAGGAGGTGAAGCCTAGTATTACAAATCTCCAAGGATTGGGTGTGGTTTATACATGGTACATTCGTCAGCCTCATTACAATACGGATTGATATTTAACCATATGCAGCGCCTGTGTTTGCGGGAAAGATAGACTTGGTTTTATATTATTGGGCCAGATGGCAGAACAGGTTCGACATATGATGAAGTTTCCTGACAGTATCGTAGCCAAAGCCGATAACCAAACCGAAAATACCGCTAGGGCCGTTTTTCTGACCATTATTGGAATTTCCAGTCTTCTACCGTGAGTCCCTTCCCTGAGAATAACCCTAGCTTGGCTGACTCGTAGAGAACCGCCTGCCTTGCCCTACAAAGAGTAGTGCCGTTTAAGAGGCCTACGCCGCGATATCTCTCAGAAACCCACGACCCCAAAGACATGTGGGTGCCTTATCCTGTATAGACTCATAGAGATTGTTTGGCCAATGCGTTGTTCAAATTGGGAAGGATCACCTGGCATTTGCCTAGTTTCTCCTTCAGCGACGAGGATAAACCATCTCAATCGGATATCGTGAAGATGGTTGTACACACCTACACGGATTTACAACAATGGACCAAGGAGATTCCCGAATGCATGAGCTTGAGGAAGTACCAACCCCTTCAGTCCTGGATATGCAGTAAGCACACCATCTCGGCAAGTAGGAAAGGAACTAACAGTTCAGTTTATGGTATCACTCCAACATCATGACCATCTTCGGCTTCATGCAAAACCCCTTGACATTCGGCAAATCCTCCCCCGCCCACGAACTTCACAAACTCATCGACATCCGACGCACAAGATGGCCCATGGAATACATACCCTTACCCAGCTCACAATTCTCCATCGTCGCCCTCTTCACCCTTCTCGAAGACCTCAACAACCCATCCTCTGCCTCCACCTTCGCAGACACCGCcatctccctcttctccatAGCCAAGCGGTTGCAGTTAGCCAAGAGCATGTTCAGACTCGTACAAGGCACCGGACTCCAAAAGGAATTGGGACTCGCGCCGGAGATTCACTCCATATTTAGAGACTTCAACGAGGTCCTCTGGGCGaaggaagacaaggagaagtTTAGCAGTTTGTACTCGAACTTTGCGATCACGGTGAACAAGGAGACTGTGGGAGAGGTAGACCTGGATGACTTCTTGGAGCAGTGGGATTCATTGGCTTTGGAGAGGGTGATACTCCTGATTGGGAATGACTGTATGGGAAGCATGTTTGGGACTTGACGTTCTCGCGGACTGCGCTGGATATGTATATTGGGATAAATGCCAGGTTTCATGAATAAATGCATGTTCTGTTGATAAGTTCGGGTTCGGGTAACTGAATGGAACTCCTGAAAGGCGATGACTGCAATACGGGGGAGGTGTTCTCTGACGCGTGCTTTGGGTGTTTGTTTTTAGATAAATGGCCTTTGATGACCTGCATGAATGTTTCTTAGACAATACGTTAAACTACGAATGCGTCGATGACGGAGATGcccgatgatgaggacgaggaaacAAGAGAGTATGCGCCCACGCTTGTCTTTAGGCTACATGGTACCCTAGCTTTTATATTATATGCTCTATTTTCATTGTACATAGTAGAATCGATCGAATACAAAGACCGTGACCATACTGCTGCGGAAATCTGTCTGTACACAGGCAGAATACAGCCCTGTCAAGGTGAAGGCATGTGTTTTCGCAGCTCAATCCTACTTCTACGGAGCCGACGGACTGTTAATCCGGGCTGTATCAGGCTGGTTAGATAGATTGGTTTAGAGTAGGTAAGATTCTAGAGGCTCATAGACCCCCTTAATATAATGTTCGCTTGGATAGAGACACAATGCACTCTTTTCACTGCCAGGCCAATGTCAGAGCATGCGAGAATTGAGCATTTCACAGGAATACAACAAATAGAAGACTCAAATGCCAGCATTCAAAATACAGTTTCCTACAAGCTCTACAGAgatctggagatggatgggGTTGTGAGACCCACTGCTGCAGAGGAGCATTcgcaaggacgacttttagtaGGACCCAAAGCTACCAGGGCGCTACTACAATTTTTGGCCAACACTAGTGTAGTGATACCCCAGGCGCACCTACAGCGGATGGCGGAAAGGGTTCGAAGAGATGACAAAtagggactggaagcattggaggaggcagttagaacaggagaaggttAGCAAggagggtagcctaagctgagagtcagcctaggccacacccatcttgctccaaaacacaaggagagcactgtgctcaaaagccctgcgcatacaggcggtctggggcgaggaaaacgatcggaaagatgatagaagggggctaacgcctcagaaacctatggggacaagagactgtagaatagccactgacctcgagtccacgaatcatggtctgccatagctctagggctcggtatggacaataaacttgattaaataataataataataataatgtgAACTTAACCAGCAACTGTCCCATTCCATTCCCTTGAAAGAACATCATGCTCGAAGATTATCATCCACAAGTCCCAGTATGCGCGCGTTAACAGTTAATGGCACCCTTTTCTTGAATGTCCATATCTTTTGGGCCAGGTACTCTTCCCAGCTAACATTTGCATTACCTTAGCTTTCAGTTCCCAGGGTCC
This region of Aspergillus chevalieri M1 DNA, chromosome 4, nearly complete sequence genomic DNA includes:
- a CDS encoding uncharacterized protein (COG:K;~EggNog:ENOG410Q1WU), translating into MDQGDSRMHELEEVPTPSVLDMHLWYHSNIMTIFGFMQNPLTFGKSSPAHELHKLIDIRRTRWPMEYIPLPSSQFSIVALFTLLEDLNNPSSASTFADTAISLFSIAKRLQLAKSMFRLVQGTGLQKELGLAPEIHSIFRDFNEVLWAKEDKEKFSSLYSNFAITVNKETVGEVDLDDFLEQWDSLALERVILLIGNDCMGSMFGT